A genomic window from Gossypium hirsutum isolate 1008001.06 chromosome D12, Gossypium_hirsutum_v2.1, whole genome shotgun sequence includes:
- the LOC107946034 gene encoding uncharacterized protein: MAVSPCLSVNDQKKHWWLSNRKVVDKYIKDARSLIATHEQSEIVSALNLLDAALAISPRFEVALELKARSLLYLRRFKDVANLLQDYIPSLKMSGDDSGSVSSDNSSQHLSRDRIKLLPSNNSSSDSPGRDPSLKCFSISELKKKVMAGLWKNCEKEGQWRYLVLGQACCHLGLMEDAMVLLQTGKRLASAAFRRESVCRSDDSFSFPNSITTLDISGTTAPPSMPPRNPTFFSESENISQLLSHIKLLIRRRTAAIAALDAGLFSEAIRHFSKIVDGRRPAPQSFLAECYMQRAFAYKAAGRIAESISDCNKTLALDPTCIQALDTRASLLETIRCLPDCLHDLEHLKLLYNTILRDRKLPGPAWKRHYVRYREIPGKLCALTTKIQQLKQRVASGETGNVDYYALIGLRRGCSRSELDRAHLLLCLRHKPDKATNFIERCEFADERDLDSIKDRAKMSALLLYRLLQKGYSCVMSTIMDEEAAEKQRKKATAALQAAQAAAIQVQQTQHSNPKPEHETSPVSSCNNNSKNTTSNSNTNVFQGVFCRDLTVVGNLLSQVGFNRPLTVKYEALSC, translated from the exons ATGGCTGTTTCTCCTTGTTTGAGTGTTAATGATCAAAAGAAACACTGGTGGCTTAGCAATCGAAAG GTTGTGGATAAGTACATTAAAGATGCGAGGAGTCTGATTGCAACCCATGAACAAAGCGAGATTGTTTCGGCTTTGAATCTACTCGATGCAGCATTGGCTATTTCGCCTCGTTTTGAGGTTGCCCTTGAGCTCAAAGCTAGATCTTTGCTGTACTTGAGACGATTTAAGGACGTCGCCAATTTGCTCCAAGACTATATACCTAGTCTTAAAATGTCCGGGGACGATTCCGGGTCGGTTTCGTCCGATAACTCGTCTCAACATCTCTCGAGGGATCGAATTAAGCTTCTCCCTTCTAATAACTCGTCCTCTGACTCACCTGGTCGTGACCCGTCTTTGAAGTGTTTCTCTATCTCGGAATTGAAGAAGAAAGTCATGGCTGGGTTGTGGAAGAACTGTGAAAAAGAAGGCCAATggag GTACTTGGTACTAGGCCAAGCATGTTGCCACCTAGGCCTAATGGAGGATGCAATGGTTCTACTTCAAACCGGCAAACGCCTCGCTTCGGCCGCATTCCGTCGCGAAAGCGTTTGCAGGTCCGACGACAGCTTCTCCTTTCCCAACAGTATTACCACATTGGACATATCCGGTACCACAGCGCCACCTTCCATGCCACCGCGGAATCCGACCTTTTTCTCCGAATCCGAAAACATTTCCCAGCTGTTATCCCATATCAAACTCCTCATTCGCCGTCGTACCGCTGCCATTGCTGCCTTAGATGCTGGCTTATTCTCCGAAGCCATTCGCCATTTCTCTAAAATCGTCGACGGTCGACGCCCTGCACCTCAAAGCTTCCTTGCAGAGTGTTATATGCAACGAGCCTTCGCTTATAAGGCTGCGGGACGCATAGCCGAGTCGATCTCGGATTGCAACAAAACACTTGCTCTTGATCCAACTTGCATTCAAGCTCTTGATACCAGAGCCTCATTGTTGGAAACAATACGTTGTTTACCGGACTGTTTGCATGACCTCGAACACTTGAAACTGCTTTACAATACCATATTACGAGATAGGAAGCTACCAGGCCCTGCCTGGAAGCGTCACTATGTTCGGTACCGGGAAATCCCGGGAAAGCTATGTGCATTAACGACTAAAATCCAACAATTGAAGCAAAGGGTTGCTTCAGGGGAGACTGGAAATGTCGATTACTATGCATTGATCGGTTTAAGGCGAGGATGTTCAAGGTCCGAACTAGACCGAGCTCATTTGCTGCTATGTTTAAGGCACAAACCGGATAAAGCTACAAACTTTATCGAACGATGCGAGTTCGCCGACGAGCGTGATCTCGACTCGATTAAGGACCGAGCCAAAATGTCGGCTTTACTTCTTTACAGACTGCTTCAAAAAGGGTATTCCTGTGTAATGTCTACCATTATGGACGAAGAAGCGGCCGAGAAGCAACGGAAGAAAGCAACAGCCGCGTTACAAGCAGCACAGGCAGCAGCAATTCAAGTTCAGCAAACCCAACATTCTAATCCTAAACCCGAACACGAAACCAGCCCTGTTTCGAGCTGCAATAACAACAGCAAAAACACAACCTCCAATTCCAACACAAATGTGTTCCAAGGTGTATTTTGCAGGGA